A part of Crassostrea angulata isolate pt1a10 chromosome 5, ASM2561291v2, whole genome shotgun sequence genomic DNA contains:
- the LOC128183695 gene encoding arginine kinase-like produces the protein MSLEELWNTLKNATDCKTLLKKHLTEEVYQQLKDRKTKFDGTLIHCIKSSGCNNLDGGCGIFASDPDAYEVFKEVLHPVIKDYHKVSEIKHSKPDFGDFNNLGFGDLDPSGDFIVSTRVRVGSSHASYGFPPMVNAEVS, from the exons ATGTCACTGGAGGAATTGTGGAACACGCTAAAGAATGCAACTGACTGCAAAACTCTGCTGAAGAAACATTTGACCGAAGAAGTTTACCAGCAGCTCAAAGATAGGAAAACAAAGTTCGATGGAACACTCATTCATTGTATTAAGTCATCAG gctgTAACAACCTGGACGGCGGCTGTGGGATTTTCGCCAGTGACCCCGATGCCTATGAGGTTTTTAAGGAGGTGCTCCACCCAGTCATAAAGGACTACCACAAAGTGTCAGAGATCAAGCACTCAAAACCAGACTTTGGCGATTTTAACAACCTCGGATTTGGCGACCTTGACCCGAGCGGAGATTTCATCGTCTCTACGCGGGTCAGGGTCGGAAGTAGCCACGCCAGCTATGGGTTTCCACCAATGGTCAATGCTGAGGTCAGTTAA
- the LOC128185724 gene encoding arginine kinase-like: MSLEELWNKLKNATDCKSLLKKHLTPGVYQQLKDKKTKFGGTLIHCIQSGCQNLDSGCGIYASDPEAYDVFKEVLHPVIQDYHKVPKIKHPQPDFGDLNNLGFGDLDPSGDFIVSTRIRVGRSHASYGFPPVVNAEQCKEMEKISVNALNSLEGELKGKYYSLETMTPEENQQLIDDHFMFKNDDRFLQDAGGYNDWPIGRGIFFNNNKTFLCWVNEEDHLRLISMQKGGDLAAVWKRLINAIQEMEKKLTFAHHDQLGYLTFCPTNLGTTCRASVHIKIPKLAAEPDFKEFCEKLNLQPRGIHGEHTESVGGVYDISNKRRLGLSEIEAIQEMRRGVEEIIKREKALQGK, translated from the exons ATGTCGCTGGAGGAATTGTGGAACAAACTGAAGAATGCAACCGACTGCAAGTCTCTGCTGAAGAAACATTTGACCCCAGGGGTTTACCAGCAGCTCAAGGATAAGAAAACAAAGTTCGGTGGAACACTCATCCATTGTATTCAGTCAG GCTGCCAGAACCTGGACAGCGGCTGTGGGATCTACGCCAGTGACCCCGAGGCCTATGACGTGTTTAAGGAGGTGCTCCACCCAGTCATACAGGACTACCACAAAGTGCCCAAGATCAAGCACCCTCAACCAGACTTTGGCGATTTGAACAACCTCGGATTCGGCGACCTTGACCCGAGCGGAGATTTCATCGTCTCTACGCGGATCAGGGTCGGGCGTAGCCACGCAAGCTATGGGTTTCCACCAGTGGTCAATGCCGAG CAATGCAAAGAGATGGAGAAGATTTCTGTTAATGCTTTGAATTCTTTGGAGGGAGAGCTGAAGGGGAAATACTACTCCCTGGAAACCATGACCCCCGAGGAGAACCAGCAGCTCATTGATGACCACTTCATGTTCAAGAATGACGATAG GTTTTTACAGGATGCAGGGGGCTACAACGATTGGCCCATTGGCAGAGGGATCtttttcaacaacaacaaaaccttCCTGTGCTGGGTGAATGAGGAGGACCATCTACGTCTGATCTCCATGCAGAAGGGGGGAGACCTCGCCGCCGTCTGGAAACGTCTTATCAAT GCGATCCAGGAGATGGAGAAGAAGCTGACCTTCGCCCACCACGATCAGCTTGGCTACCTCACCTTCTGTCCCACCAATCTAGGAACCACCTGCCGGGCAAGTGTCCACATCAAAATCCCCAAACTAGCGGCCGAACCCGACTTCAAGGAGTTCTGCGAGAAACTCAACCTTCAGCCTAGAG gAATCCACGGAGAGCACACGGAGAGTGTGGGAGGAGTGTATGATATTTCCAACAAGCGCCGCCTGGGATTGAGTGAAATTGAGGCTATTCAGGAAATGAGGCGCGGAGTGGAAGAAATCATCAAGCGTGAGAAGGCATTGCAGggaaagtaa